Proteins co-encoded in one Pseudorhizobium banfieldiae genomic window:
- the nspC gene encoding carboxynorspermidine decarboxylase, whose product MNDGIQTPYYLIDKSLLLRNMERIARVREASGAKALLALKCFATWSAFDFMREYMDGTTSSSLNEVRLGHERFGKETHAYSVAYADYEIDEVVSHADKIIFNSISQLERYADNAAGIVRGLRLNPQVSSSSFDLADPARPFSRLGEWDLSKVEQVMDRISGFMIHNNCENSDFSLFDRMLGQIEERFAPLLRKAEWVSLGGGIHFTGDDYPIDQFAERLKRFAGEYGVQVYLEPGEASITKSTTLEVTVLDTLFNGKNLAIVDSSIEAHMLDLLIYRESAKVAPNTGPHRYMICGKSCLAGDIFGEFDFEQELKVGDRISFQDAAGYTMVKKNWFNGVRMPSIAIRELDGSIRTVREFDYADYEQSLS is encoded by the coding sequence GTGAACGACGGCATCCAGACCCCGTATTACCTGATCGACAAGTCCCTCCTGCTGCGCAACATGGAGCGGATTGCGCGGGTCCGTGAGGCTTCGGGGGCCAAGGCGCTTCTCGCCCTCAAATGCTTCGCGACCTGGTCGGCCTTCGACTTCATGCGGGAGTACATGGACGGCACGACCTCCTCCTCGTTGAACGAGGTGCGCCTCGGCCATGAGCGGTTCGGCAAGGAGACACATGCTTACTCCGTGGCCTATGCCGACTACGAGATCGATGAAGTCGTCAGCCATGCCGACAAGATCATCTTCAATTCCATCAGCCAGCTCGAGCGGTACGCGGACAACGCCGCAGGCATCGTTCGCGGCTTGCGGCTGAACCCGCAGGTTTCGTCCTCCAGCTTCGATCTCGCCGATCCGGCCCGTCCGTTTTCGCGTCTCGGGGAGTGGGATCTTTCGAAGGTCGAGCAGGTGATGGACCGCATCAGCGGCTTCATGATCCATAACAACTGCGAAAACAGCGACTTTTCGCTGTTTGACCGCATGCTCGGCCAGATCGAAGAGAGGTTTGCGCCGTTGCTCCGCAAGGCGGAATGGGTGAGCTTGGGGGGCGGCATCCATTTTACCGGTGATGATTATCCGATCGATCAGTTTGCGGAGCGGTTGAAGCGCTTTGCCGGTGAATACGGAGTGCAGGTCTATTTGGAACCTGGCGAGGCCTCAATCACCAAGTCGACAACGCTCGAAGTCACCGTTCTCGACACCCTGTTCAACGGAAAGAACCTCGCGATCGTGGACTCCTCCATCGAGGCCCATATGCTCGATCTGCTCATCTACCGGGAGAGCGCCAAGGTGGCGCCGAACACCGGGCCGCACCGCTACATGATCTGTGGCAAATCCTGTCTTGCCGGTGACATCTTCGGCGAGTTCGACTTCGAGCAGGAGTTGAAGGTCGGCGACCGCATCTCGTTCCAGGATGCGGCCGGTTACACGATGGTCAAGAAAAACTGGTTTAACGGCGTGAGAATGCCGTCAATCGCCATCCGCGAACTGGATGGCAGCATCAGGACGGTCCGCGAGTTCGACTACGCGGACTACGAACAAAGCCTCTCCTGA
- a CDS encoding DUF992 domain-containing protein, protein MRRIFASVLAAAVAGSGVSGAIAADAVRYSEPAPVYQQEDARNGVKIGYLTCDIGGGVGYVLGSAKEVGCVFTSTDGSRRDEYAGNIRKMGIDLGFTTRGKLVWAVFAPTAGYHAGSLGGLYQGATAEATVGAGVGANILVGGTSGSIHLQTVSVHGQLGLNIAATGTSMTLTPVG, encoded by the coding sequence ATGAGAAGAATTTTTGCGTCCGTACTCGCTGCCGCTGTCGCAGGTTCAGGCGTATCGGGAGCCATTGCTGCTGATGCCGTTCGCTATTCTGAGCCGGCGCCGGTTTATCAACAGGAGGATGCCCGCAACGGGGTAAAAATCGGCTACCTCACCTGCGATATCGGAGGGGGAGTGGGATATGTCCTTGGCTCTGCGAAGGAAGTCGGCTGCGTTTTCACCTCCACCGACGGCAGCCGCCGGGATGAATATGCCGGCAACATCCGCAAGATGGGGATAGATCTTGGCTTCACGACCCGCGGCAAGCTGGTCTGGGCCGTTTTTGCGCCCACCGCGGGCTACCATGCCGGTTCGCTCGGTGGCCTGTACCAGGGCGCTACGGCTGAGGCGACCGTTGGGGCTGGCGTCGGTGCCAACATCCTCGTCGGCGGTACGTCCGGCTCCATCCACCTGCAGACAGTCAGCGTCCACGGTCAACTGGGTCTGAATATCGCTGCTACGGGCACTTCCATGACCCTCACGCCGGTGGGTTGA
- the galE gene encoding UDP-glucose 4-epimerase GalE: MTQKKVLVVGGAGYIGSHTCLVLAERGYQPIVFDNLSNGHSEFVRWGPLEEGDIRDRKRLDEVFATHRPDAVLHFAALIEVGESVKDPVAFYENNVVGALTLLSAAMSAGVDAFVFSSTCATYGLPDQVPMDETHRQVPINPYGRTKWIIEQALKDFGTYKGLRSVMLRYFNAAGADPEGRIGEWHSPETHAIPLAIEAALGRRDGFKVFGSDYDTRDGTCVRDYIHVLDLADAHVRAVDYLLEGGETVEMNLGTGTGTTVKELLAAISAVSGRPFPVEYVGRRDGDSTSLVADNAKAMEVLGWQPRFSLEEIIRSAWHWHSRTNHGDGG, encoded by the coding sequence ATGACGCAGAAGAAAGTCCTGGTAGTCGGGGGAGCGGGATATATCGGCTCGCACACCTGCCTCGTTCTGGCTGAGCGGGGTTACCAGCCCATCGTCTTCGATAACCTCTCCAACGGCCATTCGGAGTTCGTTCGCTGGGGGCCGCTCGAGGAGGGGGATATCCGCGACCGGAAACGGCTGGACGAGGTTTTTGCGACCCATCGCCCTGACGCGGTTCTTCATTTCGCAGCACTGATCGAAGTAGGCGAATCCGTCAAAGATCCGGTCGCCTTCTACGAAAACAATGTCGTGGGCGCTCTGACCCTGTTGTCGGCGGCCATGTCGGCGGGTGTCGACGCGTTCGTGTTTTCCTCGACCTGTGCGACGTACGGACTCCCCGATCAGGTGCCGATGGACGAGACCCACCGGCAGGTCCCCATCAATCCCTATGGCCGGACCAAATGGATCATAGAGCAGGCCCTTAAGGACTTCGGTACCTATAAGGGGCTGCGCTCCGTCATGCTGCGCTATTTCAATGCCGCCGGGGCGGATCCCGAGGGGCGGATCGGCGAGTGGCATAGCCCGGAGACGCACGCCATCCCGTTGGCAATCGAAGCAGCACTTGGCCGCCGAGATGGTTTCAAGGTCTTCGGCAGCGACTATGACACGCGCGACGGCACGTGCGTACGCGATTACATCCATGTCCTTGACCTGGCGGACGCACATGTCCGGGCCGTCGACTATCTTCTGGAGGGGGGAGAGACCGTCGAGATGAACCTGGGAACCGGTACCGGAACGACGGTGAAGGAGTTGCTGGCGGCCATTTCCGCTGTTTCGGGTCGACCCTTCCCTGTCGAATATGTGGGCCGTCGCGACGGCGATTCCACGTCGCTCGTCGCAGACAATGCGAAGGCAATGGAGGTGCTTGGATGGCAGCCTCGGTTCAGCCTCGAGGAGATCATCCGCTCCGCCTGGCACTGGCATTCCCGCACCAATCATGGCGATGGCGGCTGA
- a CDS encoding TRAP transporter substrate-binding protein, with product MNMFIGRLAALGLAASTLWTGGAFAQTTEVKIAYALARESHYGAAADGWDKYVTETSGGRFTFTHFPSSAQGGEREVIEGLQLGTGVQAVVVSSGALSNFVPEIGVTDIPFLFRDLGHARAVLDGPIGQDILSKFADRQLIALAWGEQGFRHITNNRQPIEKPEDLAGLKIRTMENPVHITAFATAGAAPTPMSWPEVIPALQQGAIDGQENPLSVIVSAKLWEVQKYLTVSGHVYSPAMLIVSPTFWDSLSDEDKKIFADGALKGKEAMRAFVDDSEKNGVETAKQAGMQVNELSDEQKAQFQQAIQAAYEQYYETFTKELIDQIIATK from the coding sequence ATGAACATGTTTATCGGGCGCCTCGCCGCCCTTGGCCTTGCTGCATCCACTCTTTGGACCGGTGGCGCTTTTGCCCAGACTACCGAAGTCAAGATCGCCTACGCTCTGGCGCGGGAATCCCACTACGGCGCTGCTGCCGATGGTTGGGACAAATATGTTACCGAAACCAGCGGCGGCCGATTCACCTTCACGCATTTCCCCTCCTCCGCCCAGGGCGGCGAGCGTGAAGTCATCGAAGGGCTGCAGCTCGGAACCGGCGTTCAGGCCGTTGTGGTCTCGTCCGGCGCTCTCTCCAACTTCGTGCCAGAGATCGGTGTCACGGACATCCCCTTCCTGTTCCGCGACCTCGGCCATGCGCGTGCAGTCCTCGACGGGCCGATCGGCCAGGATATCCTCTCGAAGTTCGCGGACCGGCAGCTGATCGCACTCGCCTGGGGCGAACAGGGCTTCCGCCACATCACCAATAATCGCCAGCCGATCGAGAAGCCGGAAGATCTTGCCGGCCTGAAGATCCGCACGATGGAAAACCCGGTTCACATCACCGCCTTCGCGACGGCCGGTGCCGCTCCGACGCCTATGTCCTGGCCAGAAGTCATTCCCGCCCTGCAGCAAGGCGCCATCGATGGGCAGGAAAACCCTCTGTCGGTGATTGTCTCCGCCAAGCTATGGGAAGTGCAGAAGTACCTGACCGTTTCCGGCCACGTCTACTCTCCCGCCATGCTGATCGTCTCGCCGACCTTCTGGGACAGTCTCTCGGACGAGGACAAGAAGATCTTCGCGGATGGCGCTCTCAAGGGCAAGGAAGCCATGCGCGCCTTCGTCGATGATTCGGAGAAGAACGGCGTTGAAACTGCCAAGCAGGCGGGAATGCAGGTCAACGAACTGAGCGACGAGCAGAAGGCGCAGTTCCAGCAGGCAATCCAGGCGGCCTACGAGCAGTACTACGAGACCTTCACCAAGGAACTGATCGACCAGATCATTGCAACGAAGTGA
- a CDS encoding TRAP transporter small permease, producing the protein MTLKRPAERRGATSTGASEMLARKAETIFIEANRWALIAILSLMAVLVFTNVCLRYFTNHSITWSDEVSRHLMIWLTFIGAGLTLRHGGLVAIDNLQAVLGGRQARALRALVAAIMIIFFLTMIWAGKIYVERTMFQTTPSTRIPFGYIYLAMPIGFGLLIIHFLLVLRTYLAGGMGALQQSDDAPPVAG; encoded by the coding sequence ATGACATTGAAGCGTCCCGCCGAACGGCGGGGCGCCACTTCGACGGGGGCCTCTGAAATGCTGGCACGCAAGGCCGAAACTATCTTCATCGAAGCCAATAGATGGGCGCTGATCGCGATCCTCTCGCTGATGGCCGTTCTGGTCTTCACCAATGTCTGCCTTCGCTACTTCACCAACCACTCCATCACATGGTCGGACGAGGTCTCCCGCCATCTGATGATCTGGCTCACCTTCATCGGCGCCGGCCTTACACTCCGCCACGGCGGCCTCGTCGCGATCGACAATCTGCAGGCGGTGCTGGGTGGGCGCCAGGCACGGGCGCTCCGCGCGCTGGTCGCAGCGATCATGATCATTTTCTTCCTGACGATGATCTGGGCCGGAAAGATCTACGTGGAGCGGACAATGTTTCAGACGACGCCCTCCACGAGGATTCCGTTCGGCTACATCTACCTCGCCATGCCCATCGGCTTCGGCCTGCTCATCATCCACTTCCTGCTGGTCCTGAGGACTTATCTTGCGGGCGGAATGGGCGCTCTCCAACAGAGCGACGACGCCCCGCCGGTTGCAGGATAA